A window of Ruania suaedae contains these coding sequences:
- a CDS encoding sensor histidine kinase, which yields MGELIDQHSDLAMQDAEWLHLLVGDWQVISDLAFADLVLWLPTTDEDFIAVAHARPSTGATVHHDDVVGQRAPAGLRETLRHARGAQAVNRAREARWNGTFAIREETIPVVRAGRTLAVIARETYLGASRTPSRLELNYVESADELCGMIARGEFPLANAATGPRRGAPRVGDGLVRLNSEGEVLYGSPNALSAFHRLGVTDEIVGRTLAEVVTPLVEVNSPVDESLPLVVMGRAAWRTEMEARGVSLSLRALPVTEYGQRVGAVLLVRDVSELRRRERELLTKDATIREIHHRVKNNLQTVAALLRLQARRTDSTDARSALEEAMRRVATIATVHEALSQTIDEIVDFDEVFGRTLRLAADVASGETQVKTVRNGTFGRVPATDATALAVVLTELVTNAVEHGLAGIGGTVTIDAYRSGNELEVRVADDGRGMESEIAMNGLGTQIVRTLVATELDGSITWEPVPTGGTAVILKAQLGEARES from the coding sequence ATGGGTGAGCTGATCGATCAGCACAGTGACCTGGCCATGCAGGATGCCGAATGGCTCCACCTGCTCGTCGGGGACTGGCAGGTGATCTCGGACCTGGCGTTCGCCGACCTGGTGCTGTGGTTGCCGACGACGGACGAGGACTTCATCGCGGTTGCCCACGCCCGGCCCTCGACCGGTGCCACGGTCCACCATGACGACGTCGTCGGCCAGCGTGCCCCGGCAGGCCTGCGCGAGACGCTGCGCCACGCACGTGGCGCACAAGCGGTCAACCGTGCCCGCGAGGCCCGTTGGAACGGCACCTTCGCGATCCGGGAGGAGACCATCCCGGTGGTGCGGGCAGGCCGCACCCTGGCGGTGATCGCCCGCGAGACCTACCTGGGCGCGAGCCGGACCCCGAGCCGGCTGGAGCTCAACTACGTCGAGTCCGCGGACGAGCTGTGCGGCATGATCGCGCGCGGCGAGTTCCCGCTGGCGAACGCCGCGACCGGCCCCCGACGGGGCGCGCCCCGCGTCGGCGACGGTCTGGTCCGGCTCAACAGCGAGGGAGAGGTGCTCTACGGCAGCCCGAACGCCCTGAGCGCCTTCCACCGGCTCGGAGTCACCGACGAGATCGTGGGGCGCACACTCGCCGAGGTGGTCACGCCGCTGGTCGAGGTCAACTCTCCCGTCGACGAGTCGTTGCCGCTGGTGGTGATGGGACGGGCCGCGTGGCGCACCGAGATGGAGGCCCGCGGGGTCAGCCTCTCCCTGCGGGCGCTGCCGGTGACCGAGTACGGGCAGCGGGTGGGTGCCGTGCTGCTCGTGCGGGACGTCTCCGAGCTCCGGCGACGCGAACGCGAGCTGCTCACCAAGGACGCGACCATTCGCGAGATCCACCACCGCGTGAAGAACAACCTCCAGACGGTGGCGGCACTGCTGCGGCTGCAGGCCCGGCGCACCGACTCCACCGACGCGCGCTCGGCGCTGGAGGAGGCGATGCGGCGCGTGGCCACCATCGCGACCGTGCACGAGGCGCTCTCACAGACCATCGACGAGATCGTCGACTTCGACGAGGTGTTCGGCCGGACCCTGCGCCTGGCGGCCGACGTCGCCTCGGGGGAGACCCAGGTGAAGACGGTGCGCAACGGCACCTTCGGGCGCGTGCCGGCCACCGACGCCACGGCTCTGGCCGTGGTGCTCACCGAGCTGGTGACGAACGCCGTCGAGCACGGCCTGGCCGGCATCGGCGGCACGGTCACCATCGACGCCTACCGGTCGGGCAACGAACTCGAGGTGCGGGTGGCCGACGACGGGCGGGGGATGGAGTCCGAGATCGCGATGAACGGTCTCGGGACCCAGATCGTCCGGACCCTCGTGGCCACCGAGCTCGACGGTTCGATCACCTGGGAGCCCGTCCCCACCGGGGGCACGGCCGTCATCCTCAAGGCGCAGCTGGGCGAGGCCCGCGAGTCCTGA
- a CDS encoding MetQ/NlpA family ABC transporter substrate-binding protein, which translates to MSTLLSRRHLGVLALATTSALALASCGAAADGASAGTEEDPIRIGVVNSSEPQWQVFEEAAAEEGIVVEIENFSDYQLPNQGLSDGELDLNQFQHLQFLAKYNVNTGSDLTPIAATAVYPLSLFSLEHGSVEEIPDGGEIAIPNDETNQARALLVLQEAGLLALEDGGSAFSTPADIIAEDSRVTVTPVDAAQTALALQDVAASIINNDFVADAGLVAEDAIFSDDPASDAAAPYINIWVAGAEEADNETFAQLAELYHSPEVEEAAFESSGESAVFVNNPAEELQEILEGIESDFSQ; encoded by the coding sequence ATGTCCACTCTCCTCTCCCGCCGTCACCTCGGCGTCCTGGCCCTGGCCACCACGTCCGCCCTCGCCCTCGCCTCGTGTGGCGCCGCCGCCGACGGCGCATCCGCCGGCACCGAGGAGGACCCCATCCGCATCGGCGTGGTCAACTCCTCCGAACCGCAGTGGCAGGTCTTCGAAGAGGCCGCCGCCGAGGAGGGGATCGTGGTCGAGATCGAGAACTTCTCCGACTACCAGCTGCCGAACCAGGGCTTGAGCGACGGCGAGCTGGACCTCAACCAGTTCCAGCACCTGCAGTTCCTCGCCAAGTACAACGTCAACACCGGCAGCGACCTCACCCCGATCGCCGCGACCGCCGTGTACCCGCTGAGCCTGTTCTCCCTCGAGCACGGCAGCGTGGAGGAGATCCCCGACGGTGGCGAGATCGCCATCCCGAACGACGAGACCAACCAGGCCCGCGCCCTGCTGGTGCTGCAGGAGGCCGGCCTGCTCGCGCTGGAGGATGGCGGCAGTGCCTTCTCGACGCCGGCCGACATCATCGCCGAGGACTCGAGGGTCACCGTGACCCCGGTCGACGCCGCCCAGACGGCGCTGGCACTGCAGGACGTGGCCGCCTCGATCATCAACAACGACTTCGTGGCCGACGCCGGCCTCGTGGCCGAGGACGCGATCTTCTCCGACGACCCGGCCTCGGACGCGGCCGCGCCCTACATCAACATCTGGGTCGCCGGCGCCGAGGAGGCGGACAACGAGACGTTCGCCCAGCTCGCCGAGCTCTACCACTCACCCGAGGTGGAGGAGGCGGCCTTCGAGTCCTCCGGCGAGAGCGCCGTGTTCGTGAACAACCCGGCCGAGGAGCTGCAGGAGATCCTCGAGGGGATCGAGAGCGACTTCTCGCAGTAG
- a CDS encoding sulfatase/phosphatase domain-containing protein, translated as MVTSDHGEMLGERRMVQKRCFYEWSVRVPLLITRPGERSPGRRRAEQVTLVDLAPTILDLAQVPTAGRPPMHGRSLVPLLDGEAWDREAV; from the coding sequence ATGGTGACCTCCGACCACGGTGAGATGCTCGGCGAGCGCCGGATGGTGCAGAAGCGCTGCTTCTACGAGTGGTCGGTGCGCGTGCCACTGCTCATCACCCGCCCCGGTGAGCGCAGCCCGGGGCGGCGGCGGGCCGAGCAGGTCACCCTCGTCGACCTGGCACCGACCATCCTCGACCTGGCCCAGGTCCCGACGGCCGGCCGCCCCCCGATGCACGGGCGGAGCCTGGTGCCGTTGCTGGACGGCGAGGCGTGGGACCGCGAGGCCGTCTAG
- a CDS encoding WhiB family transcriptional regulator, which translates to MDWRHEAACLTEDPELFFPIGNTGPALQQIDEAKAVCRRCTVVDTCLKWAIESGQDAGVWGGMSEDERRALKRRTARARRAS; encoded by the coding sequence ATGGATTGGCGTCACGAAGCCGCGTGTCTGACCGAGGACCCGGAACTGTTCTTCCCGATCGGTAACACCGGTCCGGCCCTGCAGCAGATCGACGAGGCGAAGGCGGTCTGCCGTCGTTGTACCGTGGTCGACACCTGCCTGAAGTGGGCGATCGAGTCCGGGCAGGATGCCGGTGTCTGGGGCGGGATGTCCGAGGACGAGCGTCGCGCGCTCAAGCGCCGCACCGCTCGCGCTCGCCGCGCCAGCTGA
- a CDS encoding ABC transporter permease — protein MRAVWTILVKDLQQRLRDKSVLIFSIAVPLALMTVLNLVIPAGSDDVELESVVMAVSVDAEDETAGVVVSGLTGLSAFSVTATDHADPRAAVDAGEADVGLIIPPGLTEDLRAGEQHEVRMVTGDGAGLSTSILIAATDGLLADLRSRSVTAAAAAGAGLDAQVAAELAQRELDAAGSITTRPGVVSDEQLSAGGALIAGQAGLFLMFTVGFGVLSMVAERENGTLARLRSMPILPGSIVLAKALAAFVLGVLATSILLAAGSLLFGVSFGAVPAVALLVCCAVAAATSLTFIVVRLARTAEQANIVQTILALVLGMSGGAFFPIAASGALGAVLDANPIAALTRGLGITAGGGSVTDLATPVLMLLAFAAVCLLISRVVPDRGAGR, from the coding sequence ATGCGAGCCGTCTGGACGATCCTGGTCAAGGACCTGCAACAGCGTCTGCGTGACAAGTCCGTGCTGATCTTCTCCATCGCCGTACCGCTGGCCCTGATGACCGTGCTGAACCTGGTCATCCCGGCCGGGTCGGACGACGTCGAGCTCGAATCTGTGGTCATGGCGGTCTCGGTGGACGCCGAGGACGAGACGGCCGGGGTGGTCGTCTCCGGCCTCACCGGCCTGAGCGCGTTCTCGGTGACCGCCACCGATCACGCCGACCCCCGTGCCGCCGTCGACGCGGGGGAGGCCGACGTCGGGCTCATCATCCCGCCCGGGCTGACCGAGGACCTGCGCGCGGGCGAGCAGCACGAGGTGCGGATGGTGACCGGTGACGGGGCGGGCCTGTCGACGAGCATCCTGATCGCCGCCACCGACGGCCTGCTCGCAGACCTGCGTTCGCGTTCGGTCACGGCCGCCGCCGCGGCCGGGGCCGGTCTCGATGCGCAGGTGGCCGCCGAGCTGGCCCAGCGGGAGCTGGACGCCGCCGGCTCGATCACCACCCGCCCTGGGGTGGTCTCGGACGAACAACTCAGCGCAGGCGGCGCGCTGATCGCCGGGCAGGCGGGTCTGTTCCTCATGTTCACGGTGGGCTTCGGCGTGCTCTCGATGGTGGCCGAGCGGGAGAACGGCACGCTCGCCCGGCTGAGGTCCATGCCCATCCTGCCGGGGTCGATCGTGCTCGCCAAGGCGCTGGCCGCCTTCGTGCTCGGGGTCCTCGCCACCTCGATCCTGCTGGCGGCCGGGTCACTGCTGTTCGGGGTCTCCTTCGGTGCCGTGCCGGCCGTCGCACTGCTGGTGTGCTGTGCGGTGGCGGCCGCCACGTCACTGACCTTCATCGTGGTGCGGCTGGCCCGCACCGCCGAGCAGGCGAACATCGTGCAGACGATCCTCGCGCTCGTGCTCGGCATGTCCGGCGGCGCGTTCTTCCCCATCGCCGCGAGCGGCGCGCTCGGCGCGGTGCTGGACGCCAACCCGATCGCCGCCCTCACCCGGGGGCTGGGCATCACCGCCGGGGGCGGCTCGGTCACCGACCTGGCCACCCCGGTGCTGATGCTGCTCGCGTTCGCCGCGGTGTGCCTGCTGATCTCGCGCGTGGTCCCCGATCGGGGGGCCGGGCGATGA
- a CDS encoding methionine ABC transporter permease, translating to MDWERLGPLLIDAAGETAFMVLIAMAVGGLCGLAIGLGLYLFRPGNLLANRIGFGVLNVAVNIVRPIPFIIFLVAIGPLNRLVTGSTIGIEPFTFALAFMATFVFARLVEQNLLGIDPGVVEAARAMGAGPWRIIRTVLVPEALAPLILGFTFLFVAVLDASAIAGYLGAGGLGDVAIVEGYRQFDWAVTAVVVLIIIVIVHAVQWLGNTLARKALRR from the coding sequence ATGGACTGGGAGCGGCTCGGCCCGCTGCTGATCGACGCGGCCGGTGAGACGGCCTTCATGGTGCTCATCGCCATGGCCGTGGGCGGGCTGTGCGGTCTGGCGATCGGCCTGGGCCTGTACCTGTTCCGCCCCGGCAACCTGCTGGCGAACCGGATCGGCTTCGGCGTGCTGAATGTGGCGGTCAACATCGTGCGCCCGATCCCGTTCATCATCTTCCTCGTCGCGATCGGCCCGCTGAACCGGCTCGTCACGGGGAGCACCATCGGCATCGAGCCCTTCACCTTCGCGCTCGCCTTCATGGCCACGTTCGTCTTCGCCCGGCTCGTGGAGCAGAACCTGCTCGGCATCGATCCGGGCGTGGTCGAGGCCGCGCGGGCGATGGGCGCCGGTCCCTGGCGGATCATCCGCACCGTGCTGGTCCCCGAGGCACTGGCCCCCCTGATCCTGGGCTTCACCTTCCTCTTCGTCGCCGTGCTGGACGCGTCCGCGATCGCCGGATACCTCGGTGCCGGTGGTCTCGGTGACGTCGCGATCGTGGAGGGCTACCGCCAGTTCGACTGGGCGGTCACCGCGGTGGTGGTGCTCATCATCATCGTGATCGTGCACGCCGTGCAGTGGCTGGGCAACACTCTCGCCCGCAAGGCGCTGCGTCGCTGA
- a CDS encoding sulfatase-like hydrolase/transferase: MSTTGKGIVASETPAPHAQRPNILVIMADQLVPFLTGPYGDTVVRTPNLDRLAARGVAFDAAYAPDPLCAPARAAFMTGEHASSFGCYDNAALFPADRRTFAHHLDVAGYRTALTGKMHFVGPDQRHGFAERLNSW, translated from the coding sequence ATGTCGACGACCGGGAAGGGCATCGTGGCCTCCGAGACACCAGCACCGCACGCTCAGCGACCGAACATCCTCGTGATCATGGCCGACCAGCTCGTTCCGTTCCTCACCGGCCCCTACGGCGACACCGTGGTCCGCACGCCGAATCTGGACCGGCTGGCCGCACGCGGAGTGGCCTTCGACGCCGCCTATGCCCCCGACCCGCTGTGCGCACCGGCGCGGGCGGCGTTCATGACCGGCGAGCACGCCTCCTCCTTCGGCTGCTATGACAACGCCGCGCTCTTCCCCGCCGACCGCCGCACCTTCGCCCATCACCTCGACGTGGCCGGCTACCGCACGGCACTCACCGGCAAGATGCACTTCGTCGGACCCGACCAGCGGCACGGGTTCGCCGAGCGGCTCAACTCGTGGTGA
- a CDS encoding methionine ABC transporter ATP-binding protein has product MTDPIITVREASKVFAARSGDVRAVDAVSLDIAAGEIFGVIGYSGAGKSTLVRLINALEPATSGSVVVDGVDLTTLTEARLRQVRAGIGMIFQQFNLLGSRTVARNVAYPLEVAGWSREARASRVAELLEFVGISDKAGAYPSTLSGGQKQRVGIARALATNPRILLADECTSALDPETTQDVLALLRRVNSELGITVVVITHEMDVVRSLCDRVAVMEHGRVVELDETYRVFSAPRHPVTRRFVASALKDRPAADVLERLRERHPGRLVTVGVDDAGHSTATMNEVLRDAGVESIVVFGGITEVARRPYGSLTLELTGEPVRVQQGLTALRAFTDVVDLGTAADPHEDPSMAAAARTGRSS; this is encoded by the coding sequence ATGACTGACCCGATCATCACCGTGCGGGAGGCGAGCAAGGTGTTCGCCGCCCGCTCCGGCGACGTCCGCGCGGTGGACGCCGTCTCCCTCGACATCGCGGCGGGGGAGATCTTCGGGGTGATCGGCTACTCCGGTGCGGGCAAGAGCACCCTCGTCCGCCTCATCAACGCCCTCGAACCGGCGACCTCGGGGTCGGTGGTGGTCGACGGTGTGGACCTGACCACGCTGACCGAGGCCCGGCTGCGGCAGGTACGCGCCGGCATCGGGATGATCTTCCAGCAGTTCAACCTGCTCGGCTCGCGCACCGTGGCGAGGAACGTGGCCTATCCGCTTGAGGTGGCGGGATGGTCCCGGGAGGCGCGCGCGTCCCGGGTGGCCGAGCTGCTGGAGTTCGTGGGGATCTCCGACAAGGCCGGCGCCTACCCGTCCACGCTCTCGGGCGGGCAGAAGCAGCGGGTCGGGATCGCACGCGCGCTGGCCACCAACCCCCGCATCCTGCTCGCCGACGAGTGCACCAGCGCGCTCGACCCGGAGACGACCCAGGACGTGCTGGCGCTGCTGCGGCGGGTCAACAGTGAGCTGGGCATCACGGTCGTGGTGATCACTCATGAGATGGACGTGGTGCGCTCGCTGTGCGACCGCGTGGCCGTGATGGAGCACGGGCGCGTGGTCGAGCTGGACGAGACCTACCGGGTTTTCTCGGCGCCACGCCACCCGGTGACCCGCAGATTCGTCGCATCCGCCCTCAAGGACCGCCCGGCCGCGGATGTCCTGGAACGGTTGCGGGAGCGCCACCCGGGCCGGTTGGTCACCGTGGGCGTCGATGACGCCGGGCACTCCACGGCCACCATGAACGAGGTGCTCCGGGACGCGGGGGTCGAGTCCATCGTGGTCTTCGGCGGGATCACCGAGGTCGCGCGGCGCCCGTACGGCTCGCTCACGCTGGAGCTCACGGGTGAGCCGGTTCGCGTCCAGCAGGGGCTGACGGCGCTGCGGGCGTTCACCGATGTGGTCGACCTGGGTACGGCCGCTGATCCGCACGAGGATCCCTCCATGGCCGCTGCCGCGCGGACGGGAAGGAGCAGCTGA
- a CDS encoding NUDIX hydrolase: MPHPALTDLHALLERVRAGRFEPLGGPHADDAHLAATFRRAAVLALFTPASRSGAAAPGVDLFLVQRSPALRHHPGQIALPGGRIEPGDDGPAGAALRETQEETGIAPDAVAVLGRLPQVLVPVSGFAVVPHLGWAEAVAPTTPSADGEVLHTLRVPVAELLRPAARATVLLAGHRSAGFRVPSGWVWGFTGNLLDHLFTQIGWTLPWDRSVEHAMSWDEARGAQLLGDD; encoded by the coding sequence GTGCCCCATCCAGCGCTGACCGATCTGCACGCCCTCCTTGAGCGGGTGCGGGCAGGCCGGTTCGAACCACTCGGGGGCCCGCACGCCGACGACGCCCACTTGGCGGCCACCTTCCGGCGCGCAGCCGTGCTCGCACTGTTCACCCCCGCCTCAAGGAGCGGGGCCGCGGCGCCCGGCGTCGACCTCTTCCTCGTGCAGCGGTCCCCGGCGCTGCGCCATCACCCCGGCCAGATCGCGCTCCCCGGCGGCCGGATCGAGCCGGGCGACGACGGGCCTGCAGGGGCAGCGCTGCGCGAGACCCAGGAGGAGACCGGGATTGCCCCGGACGCCGTCGCGGTACTCGGCCGGCTCCCGCAGGTCCTGGTCCCGGTGAGCGGCTTCGCCGTCGTGCCCCACCTGGGGTGGGCCGAGGCCGTGGCCCCGACCACGCCGAGCGCCGACGGCGAGGTGCTGCACACCCTGCGGGTCCCGGTGGCGGAGCTGCTGCGACCCGCTGCCCGGGCGACCGTGCTGCTCGCCGGGCACCGTTCGGCCGGATTCCGCGTGCCGAGCGGGTGGGTCTGGGGCTTTACCGGGAACCTGCTCGACCACCTGTTCACCCAGATCGGCTGGACGCTGCCGTGGGACCGCAGCGTCGAGCACGCGATGTCCTGGGATGAGGCGCGGGGCGCCCAACTGCTCGGTGACGACTGA
- a CDS encoding ABC transporter permease: MSVIGAIAGVELRRYLRDRSNIFFTFIFPLLLVVVIGAQFGGGGSSGRVLLTESGTTLGQDLQEALGDSGVVVDPAEEEAAAETLARGRADVALILTAEDVAAYDGGGSVELELIQASTNGAQTTAQQVQTALASLATGRAQLAALEEAGASPEAAARALEQADQDVAPLEVDVVDVSGVSQAFAGATGFDVGAASQVLLFVFLAALAGSATLIDARRHGVIARTLAAPVSAASVVAGQALGRWTIAFFQGAYVMAGTTLLFGVTWGNLPVALVLLAVFAAVAAGCAMVIGSVLDNEGAASGLGVGLSLVLAALGGCMFPQELFPDTLRTVSSFTPHGWGYRAFAEVQRHDAGLVEILPHLGVLAGFAAGALLLGSLLLRRSLSRSI; this comes from the coding sequence ATGAGCGTCATCGGTGCGATCGCCGGGGTGGAGCTGCGCCGGTACCTGCGCGACCGCTCCAACATCTTCTTCACCTTCATCTTCCCACTGCTGCTGGTCGTGGTCATCGGCGCCCAGTTCGGCGGCGGCGGAAGCAGTGGCCGGGTGCTCCTCACCGAGTCCGGGACCACGCTCGGGCAGGATCTGCAGGAGGCGCTCGGCGATTCGGGCGTGGTCGTGGACCCGGCCGAGGAGGAGGCCGCCGCCGAGACGCTCGCCCGCGGCCGGGCCGACGTCGCGCTGATCCTCACCGCCGAGGACGTGGCCGCCTACGACGGTGGCGGGTCGGTCGAGCTGGAGCTGATCCAGGCGTCCACGAACGGTGCGCAGACCACGGCCCAACAGGTGCAGACGGCGCTGGCCTCCCTTGCCACCGGACGGGCCCAGCTCGCTGCCCTGGAGGAGGCGGGGGCGTCGCCGGAGGCGGCGGCCCGGGCGCTGGAACAGGCCGACCAGGACGTGGCGCCGCTCGAGGTGGACGTGGTCGACGTGTCCGGGGTGAGTCAGGCCTTCGCCGGTGCCACCGGGTTCGATGTCGGAGCGGCCTCCCAGGTGCTCCTGTTCGTCTTCCTGGCGGCCCTGGCCGGTTCGGCCACCCTCATCGACGCGCGCCGCCACGGGGTGATCGCTCGTACCCTCGCGGCACCGGTCTCCGCGGCGAGCGTCGTGGCCGGTCAGGCGCTCGGCCGGTGGACGATCGCCTTCTTCCAGGGCGCTTACGTGATGGCCGGGACCACACTGTTGTTCGGCGTCACCTGGGGTAACCTCCCGGTCGCGCTGGTGCTGCTGGCGGTGTTCGCGGCGGTGGCGGCCGGCTGTGCGATGGTCATCGGCTCCGTGCTCGACAACGAGGGGGCTGCCAGCGGCCTGGGCGTGGGTCTCTCACTCGTGCTGGCCGCGCTCGGCGGGTGCATGTTCCCGCAGGAGCTCTTCCCCGACACGCTGCGCACCGTCAGTTCCTTCACCCCGCACGGGTGGGGATACCGCGCGTTCGCCGAGGTGCAACGCCATGACGCCGGGCTCGTGGAGATCCTCCCGCACCTGGGCGTTCTCGCCGGCTTCGCCGCCGGAGCCCTGCTGCTCGGGTCGTTGCTGCTGCGCCGGAGCCTCAGCCGGTCGATCTGA
- a CDS encoding ABC transporter ATP-binding protein — translation MSADPDSQHGATTAVADDVLVVTDVRRSFGDLTAVDGVSLRIQPGETFGLLGPNGAGKTTTITMIAGLLPPDGGTIEVAGERMVPSAVAVKRHIGLVPQDLALYPDLRGRENLRYFARLQGLRGAELARRVDEVLDVVGLADRAKDPVKEYSGGMKRRLNIAVGLLHRPSLLILDEPTVGVDPQSRNAILESVEALSGEGMSVLYTTHYMEEAERLCDRIAIIDSGRIQACGTRSQLVRLLGSRDQVRMTGSGDLDAAATEIARVAGVERAEVSGGELVVTATDAPSVLAAIVTAAGTSLELADVEVTRPDLEQVFLHLTGKALRD, via the coding sequence ATGAGCGCGGATCCGGATAGTCAGCACGGCGCGACCACGGCGGTCGCCGATGACGTGCTGGTGGTCACCGACGTCCGCCGCAGCTTCGGCGACCTCACGGCGGTCGACGGGGTGTCCCTCCGGATCCAACCGGGGGAGACGTTCGGGTTGCTCGGCCCCAACGGTGCCGGCAAGACGACCACGATCACCATGATCGCCGGGCTGCTCCCGCCGGACGGTGGCACGATCGAGGTGGCGGGCGAACGCATGGTGCCCTCCGCCGTCGCAGTCAAGCGCCACATCGGACTGGTCCCGCAGGACCTCGCCCTCTACCCCGACCTGAGGGGCCGGGAGAACCTGCGCTATTTCGCACGCCTGCAGGGTCTGCGCGGTGCGGAACTGGCCCGGCGCGTGGACGAGGTCCTGGACGTGGTCGGTCTCGCCGACCGGGCCAAGGACCCGGTGAAGGAGTACTCCGGGGGCATGAAGCGGCGGCTCAACATCGCGGTCGGACTGCTGCACCGACCCTCGCTGCTGATCCTGGACGAGCCGACCGTCGGGGTGGATCCCCAGTCGCGCAACGCCATCCTCGAATCGGTGGAGGCCCTCTCCGGGGAGGGGATGTCGGTGCTGTACACGACCCACTACATGGAGGAGGCGGAACGCCTCTGTGACCGTATCGCCATCATCGACTCGGGCCGGATCCAGGCCTGCGGCACCCGCTCCCAGCTCGTCCGCCTGCTCGGATCCCGCGACCAGGTGCGGATGACCGGCTCGGGCGACCTGGACGCAGCCGCCACCGAGATCGCCCGGGTCGCCGGGGTGGAACGCGCGGAGGTCAGCGGAGGCGAGCTCGTGGTCACCGCCACCGATGCCCCCTCCGTGCTGGCGGCCATCGTCACGGCCGCCGGTACCTCGCTCGAACTGGCGGACGTGGAGGTCACCCGGCCGGACCTGGAGCAGGTGTTCCTACACCTGACCGGCAAGGCCCTGCGGGACTGA